The Trueperaceae bacterium genome window below encodes:
- the phoU gene encoding phosphate signaling complex protein PhoU, whose translation MDGSPLSEDIANVASHVLRMLGLVREATGLARRALIEQDEEAAERCMAGDAQIDAMQAELEMRILTVIARRQPAARDLRFLGASFQALHDIERAGDYAEHVAGAALELAKEPPLKRYLDLQRCFEVLAEMIDATMTAYAEEDAEAARRAHAMDQVIDDLYEQIQRELLTYMLESPAAIGRANRLLEVARYLERLGDHIENVNEHIVFWLTGERRM comes from the coding sequence GTGGACGGCAGCCCGCTCAGCGAGGACATCGCGAACGTCGCCAGCCACGTGCTGCGCATGCTCGGCCTGGTGAGGGAGGCGACGGGGCTGGCGCGTCGGGCGCTCATCGAGCAGGACGAGGAGGCCGCCGAGCGCTGCATGGCGGGCGACGCGCAGATCGACGCCATGCAGGCCGAGCTCGAGATGCGCATCCTCACCGTGATCGCCAGGCGGCAGCCGGCGGCGCGCGACCTGCGCTTCCTCGGCGCCAGCTTCCAGGCCCTGCACGACATCGAGCGCGCCGGCGACTACGCCGAGCACGTGGCGGGCGCCGCGCTCGAGCTCGCCAAGGAGCCGCCGCTGAAGCGCTACCTCGACCTCCAGCGCTGCTTCGAGGTCCTGGCGGAGATGATCGACGCGACGATGACGGCGTACGCCGAGGAGGACGCCGAGGCCGCCCGGCGCGCGCACGCCATGGACCAGGTCATCGACGACCTCTACGAGCAGATCCAGCGCGAGCTTCTCACCTACATGCTGGAGTCGCCCGCCGCCATCGGCCGGGCGAACCGGCTCCTCGAGGTCGCCCGCTACCTCGAGCGCCTCGGCGACCACATCGAGAACGTCAACGAGCACATCGTCTTCTGGCTCACCGGCGAGCGCCGCATGTGA